Proteins encoded in a region of the Leopardus geoffroyi isolate Oge1 chromosome E2, O.geoffroyi_Oge1_pat1.0, whole genome shotgun sequence genome:
- the LOC123578435 gene encoding putative protein ZNF720 has translation MVIGYKQLLYSFQGLLTFRDVPIEFSQEEWGCLNHSQRELHRDVMLETYGHLLFLGLIVSKPDLVIVLEQEEELWGVKRKETVASHSGRWERST, from the exons ATGGTCATTGGGTACAAGCAG CTGTTGTATTCATTTCAGGGACTCCTGACCTTCAGGGATGTGCCCATAGAATTCTCTCAGGAGGAATGGGGATGCTTGAACCACAGTCAGCGGGAGCTGCACAGGGATGTGATGTTAGAGACCTATGGACACCTCCTCTTCTTGG GTCTCATTGTATCAAAACCAGACCTGGTCATCGTTTTGGAGCAAGAGGAGGAGCTGTGGGGtgtgaagagaaaggagacagtagCCTCACACTCAGGTAGGTGGGAGCGAAGCACATGA